From the genome of Bactrocera oleae isolate idBacOlea1 chromosome 2, idBacOlea1, whole genome shotgun sequence, one region includes:
- the LOC106617070 gene encoding protein takeout gives MMSCYKFLSVLYLFGICRIYTKADLPPEIEKCRAGDVDCIAKILPYLLQNYTNGIPEIGLTDIEKLSLNNVIITKAKEKSTVTLNLSFKKMYLHGIRNVTVQRVVGFEKDLLNSKFETYVTIPNLVVDGEYVSSGKVLVLPMDATGYAKIELKNTKLSLKMKFDEDCKDGKQYGKIKALKCKLTPELIVMKFDNLFNGNKQLGESLNQMINENWKILWSDMESQVNEAVAGVVKRLLTNVTSVLAYDDFYRKY, from the exons ATGATGAGCTGCTATAAATTCCTATCTGTACTATATCTTTTTGGAATTTGCCGTATATATACGAAAGCCGATTTGC CGCCAGAAATCGAAAAATGCCGTGCCGGCGATGTGGACtgtattgcaaaaattttaccCTATCTCTTGCAAAATTATACCAATGGAATTCCTGAAATTGGTCTAACTGACATAGAGAAATTATCACTCAATAATGTTATTATTACAAAAGCAAAAGAGAAATCGACAGTTACGTTAAATTTGTCTTTCAAAAAGATGTATTTGCACGGTATACGAAATGTAACGGTACAACGTGTGGTGGGATTTGAAAAGGATCTGCTCAATTCAAAATTCGAAACCTACGTTACAATACCGAATTTGGTAGTGGATGGAGAGTATGTCTCCAGTGGAAAGGTGTTGGTGTTGCCAATGGATGCAACAGGTTATGCGAAAATAGAGTTGAAGAACACCAAACTTAGCTTGAAAATGAAGTTCGATGAAGACTGTAAAGATGGCAAGCAGTATGGGAAGATAAAAGCGTTGAAATGCAAATTGACGCCTGAATT AATAGTCATGAAATTTGATAATCTCTTTAATGGCAATAAACAGCTGGGCGAGTCTTTGAATCAGAtgattaatgagaactggaaaATACTTTGGTCGGACATGGAATCACAAGTAAATGAAGCGGTTGCGGGAGTAGTCAAGCGTCTGCTGACGAACGTAACAAGTGTATTGGCCTATGACGATTTTTATCGCAAGTATTGA
- the LOC106617049 gene encoding uncharacterized protein, whose translation MSATLKFVIINANLILIILRELVMVRAIIVERNQHAYYKLPIRPMEYSQEYHILQCPFQNTTAIPTPENMEICVIVNAYREDVKNVTIARTAKTPLHTKVKYQMTRRYRENPKRLRKIRKIHPYMIVIRPIRMRAETSCALIAKSLAQQQSPSYQEHLGIVKKDNSRTLEHKIALDGQNPTDQRMLDTKLGHVFAKVTPIAENASEEENTEANDRRKEDEDAIKNDEVSSKELSDEEYPDYDTRMLDNKSVPENSVLRYLGAQAAIKKLSQKYKTDKPPGEHTEKFFKESNNYQAGEKVHGFQNYYHRDEIFNDHIFYDDLQQHGHYNDRGRRHESN comes from the coding sequence ATGTCTGCTACCTTGAAGTTTGTTATCATCAACGCAAATTTAATCCTCATCATCTTACGGGAGCTGGTCATGGTGCGGGCAATAATTGTAGAGCGCAATCAGCACGCTTACTACAAGCTACCCATAAGACCAATGGAATACTCGCAAGAATATCATATATTGCAGTGCCCCTTCCAAAATACCACAGCTATACCCACACCGGAGAATATGGAGATTTGCGTGATTGTTAACGCTTACAGAGAGGACGTGAAAAACGTGACTATTGCACGAACAGCAAAAACTCCATTACATACAAAAGTTAAATACCAAATGACACGTAGATATCGAGAGAATCCCAAGCGGTTAAGGAAAATACGAAAGATACACCCGTATATGATAGTAATTAGGCCGATACGAATGAGAGCCGAAACAAGTTGCGCCTTGATAGCCAAATCTTTGGCTCAACAACAATCCCCCTCGTATCAAGAACATTTGGGAATTGTGAAGAAGGACAATAGTCGTACGCTTGAGCATAAAATAGCGTTGGATGGACAAAATCCGACCGATCAACGAATGCTCGATACAAAGCTGGGTCATGTTTTCGCAAAAGTCACGCCAATTGCAGAGAATGCGAGCGAGGAAGAAAATACTGAAGCAAACGATCGCAGAAAAGAGGATGAGGATGCCATTAAAAATGACGAGGTCAGCTCGAAAGAATTGTCCGACGAAGAATACCCTGATTATGACACTCGTATGCTAGACAATAAGAGCGTGCCGGAAAACTCGGTGTTAAGATATCTTGGTGCTCAGGCGGCTATCAAAAAACTAagtcaaaaatacaaaacagaTAAACCTCCGGGTGAGCATACTGAAAAGTTTTTTAAGGAATCTAATAATTATCAAGCTGGTGAAAAAGTGCACGGCTTTCAAAACTATTATCATAGGGATGAGATTTTCAATGATCACATTTTTTATGATGATCTTCAGCAACATGGACACTACAATGATCGTGGACGAAGACATGAAAGCAACTGA